One Avibacterium avium genomic window carries:
- the lolE gene encoding lipoprotein-releasing ABC transporter permease subunit LolE: MNAPFFISWRYQRGKQKNRLVSLISMFSTLGIALGVMVLIVGLSAMNGFERELNKRILAVVPHVEISAYSEQGESTPIKNWQNLTALLKQDPSVVASSPFVSFTALVENGTKLKVVQVKGIEADKQDRVSALGQFVLGDGWQNFSREGGLVLGSGIARELAVQEGDWVTLLISQSDGTNNFTQPMRERMQITGILRLDGQLDHSYALIPLATAQQFLDYSADEASGVELKVQQPFAVQQLDYPTLQQYPQFLSAQNWISKFGYMYRDIQLIRTVMYLAMVLVIGVACFNIISTLIMAVKDKQGDIAIMRTLGANDGFIKRIFIWYGLQAGMKGCVIGLLLGCVTALNLTQLIKGIEFLIGRKLLSDGVYFVDFLPSELHWQDIAVVFVVALVLSLIASLYPASRAAKLQPAQVLSSH; this comes from the coding sequence ATGAACGCACCCTTTTTTATTAGCTGGCGTTATCAGCGTGGTAAGCAGAAAAATCGTTTGGTTTCACTGATTTCAATGTTTTCGACCCTTGGCATCGCCCTTGGTGTGATGGTGTTGATCGTGGGGCTAAGTGCGATGAACGGCTTTGAACGTGAGCTAAATAAACGCATTTTAGCGGTTGTGCCACACGTTGAAATTTCTGCTTATTCTGAACAAGGCGAGAGTACGCCAATAAAAAATTGGCAAAATTTAACCGCACTTTTAAAACAAGATCCTAGCGTGGTGGCGAGTTCCCCTTTTGTCAGCTTTACCGCGTTGGTAGAAAATGGCACGAAGTTAAAAGTGGTGCAAGTGAAAGGCATTGAAGCAGACAAGCAAGATCGAGTGAGTGCCTTAGGACAATTTGTATTAGGCGATGGCTGGCAAAATTTCTCTCGTGAAGGCGGGTTAGTCCTAGGCTCTGGCATTGCGCGTGAATTAGCGGTGCAAGAAGGGGATTGGGTAACGCTGTTGATTTCCCAATCAGACGGCACCAATAATTTTACCCAGCCAATGCGTGAGCGTATGCAAATTACAGGGATTCTGCGCCTTGACGGCCAGCTCGATCACAGTTATGCCTTAATTCCCCTTGCAACTGCGCAGCAGTTTTTGGATTATTCAGCCGATGAAGCGAGCGGCGTGGAGCTAAAAGTGCAACAGCCTTTCGCTGTGCAACAGCTGGATTATCCAACCTTGCAACAATATCCACAATTTTTGTCCGCGCAAAATTGGATTAGTAAATTTGGCTATATGTACCGCGACATTCAGCTTATTCGCACCGTGATGTATTTAGCAATGGTGCTAGTGATTGGCGTGGCGTGCTTTAATATTATTTCAACTTTGATTATGGCGGTGAAAGACAAGCAAGGCGATATAGCCATTATGCGTACCCTTGGCGCAAATGATGGCTTTATTAAGCGAATTTTTATTTGGTATGGCTTACAAGCTGGAATGAAAGGCTGTGTCATCGGGCTGCTGTTAGGCTGCGTAACGGCATTAAATCTCACCCAATTAATTAAAGGCATTGAATTTTTAATTGGCAGAAAACTGCTTTCAGATGGTGTGTATTTCGTGGATTTTTTGCCAAGTGAACTTCATTGGCAAGATATTGCGGTGGTTTTTGTGGTGGCCTTAGTACTAAGTTTGATCGCCAGTTTATACCCAGCAAGTCGCGCCGCGAAATTACAACCTGCGCAAGTTTTAAGCAGTCATTAA
- the ftnA gene encoding non-heme ferritin has product MLSNNVIKLLNDQMNLEFYSSNLYLQMSAWCEQQGFEGAAQFLSAHAAEEMQHMRKLFTYLTETGALPIISEIEAPPHEFSSLKQVIETTYQHEKLITSKINELVGKTFEEKDFSAFNFLQWYVAEQHEEEKLFSGILDKLNLLGDDGKGLFLVDKDLAKLAVNHG; this is encoded by the coding sequence ATGTTATCAAACAACGTAATTAAATTATTAAACGATCAAATGAATTTGGAATTTTATTCCTCAAACTTATATTTACAAATGAGCGCTTGGTGCGAACAGCAAGGTTTTGAAGGAGCGGCACAATTTTTATCTGCCCACGCTGCAGAAGAAATGCAACATATGCGTAAATTGTTTACCTATTTAACTGAAACAGGCGCCTTGCCAATCATTAGCGAAATTGAAGCGCCGCCGCACGAATTTAGCTCATTAAAACAAGTGATTGAAACCACTTACCAACACGAAAAGCTGATCACCAGCAAAATCAATGAATTAGTCGGCAAAACCTTTGAAGAAAAAGACTTCTCTGCCTTCAATTTCTTACAATGGTATGTAGCAGAACAGCACGAAGAAGAAAAATTATTCAGCGGCATTTTAGATAAACTGAATCTTCTTGGCGATGACGGCAAAGGATTATTCTTAGTGGATAAAGACCTTGCAAAACTTGCTGTGAATCACGGTTAG
- the moeB gene encoding molybdopterin-synthase adenylyltransferase MoeB — MIELTAEEELRYNRQIVLKAIDFDGQETLKDSTMLIMGLGGLGCAASQYLAVAGVGKLILVDFDTVSLSNLQRQVLHDDSRLAMPKVESALLSLQRLNPHVELETINQQLDDDALLALLQGVDVVLDCTDNVETRNQLDRCCEQNKTPLVSGAAIRMEGQISVFTYEENTPTYRQLSQLFGNAPLSCVETGVLAPMVGIVGSMQALEAIKVRLKIGENLCGRLLLIDGFTMKIREIKIPV, encoded by the coding sequence ATGATCGAACTCACTGCTGAAGAAGAACTGCGTTACAATCGCCAAATTGTGCTGAAAGCCATTGATTTTGACGGACAAGAAACGCTGAAAGACAGCACAATGCTGATAATGGGCTTGGGCGGTTTAGGCTGTGCGGCGAGCCAATATTTAGCCGTGGCAGGCGTTGGCAAATTGATTTTAGTGGATTTTGATACCGTTTCTTTGTCTAACTTACAGCGCCAAGTGTTGCACGATGATAGCCGTCTGGCAATGCCCAAAGTGGAATCCGCCCTGCTCAGTTTACAGCGTTTAAATCCGCACGTTGAGCTGGAAACCATCAATCAACAATTAGATGATGATGCCCTACTCGCATTATTGCAAGGCGTTGATGTGGTGCTAGATTGTACCGATAATGTGGAAACACGCAATCAGCTAGATCGTTGTTGTGAGCAAAACAAAACGCCACTGGTTTCTGGTGCGGCAATCCGTATGGAAGGACAAATTTCCGTGTTCACTTATGAAGAAAACACGCCCACTTACCGCCAACTTAGCCAGCTTTTCGGCAATGCGCCATTAAGCTGTGTGGAAACAGGCGTGCTTGCGCCAATGGTGGGTATTGTCGGCTCAATGCAAGCCCTTGAGGCGATCAAAGTGCGGTTGAAAATCGGTGAGAATTTATGTGGACGATTATTGCTCATTGATGGCTTCACAATGAAGATTCGGGAAATTAAAATCCCCGTTTAG
- the moeA gene encoding molybdopterin molybdotransferase MoeA: MLSIEQALNEMLAQLPAPQQTETLPLSQASQRICAADIISPINVPSFDNSAMDGYAVRLADLAQSRTLSVAGKAFAGNPFNGEWLPQSAVRIMTGAMIPAGADAVVMQENVQLNEDGTVTFNEMPKLGQNIRRAGEDVKQGDVVLKMGEKLTALSLPLLASLGIAEVPVFPRLKVAILSTGDELVPVGEPLSSGKIYDTNRFTVKLLLEKLPCEILDFGILPDDEALFEKAFLQAQEQADLVITSGGVSVGEADFTKTILEKLGAVNFWKIAMKPGKPFAFGKLEKAWFCGLPGNPVSALVTFYQLVQPAIAKLSGYSQWQAPQQLKAIASENLKKGVGRKDFQRGFYWVNAQGQLEVKAVGFQGSHLFSAFIESNCFIVLEAERGNVQAGEMVTIEPFNELLG; encoded by the coding sequence ATGTTAAGCATTGAACAAGCTTTGAATGAAATGTTGGCACAGCTTCCTGCGCCGCAACAAACGGAAACTTTGCCGCTTTCGCAAGCCAGCCAGCGCATTTGTGCGGCGGATATTATCTCTCCGATTAATGTGCCATCTTTTGATAATTCTGCGATGGACGGCTACGCGGTGCGTCTTGCAGATCTTGCCCAATCACGCACACTCAGCGTGGCTGGCAAAGCTTTTGCAGGCAATCCTTTTAATGGCGAATGGTTGCCACAAAGTGCGGTGCGAATTATGACTGGTGCGATGATCCCAGCTGGCGCAGACGCAGTGGTGATGCAAGAAAATGTGCAACTTAACGAAGACGGCACAGTTACTTTCAACGAAATGCCAAAATTAGGGCAAAATATTCGCCGAGCCGGTGAAGATGTAAAGCAAGGGGACGTGGTGCTAAAAATGGGTGAAAAACTCACCGCACTTTCCTTGCCATTGCTTGCTTCCTTAGGTATTGCGGAAGTGCCTGTATTTCCGCGTTTGAAAGTGGCGATTTTATCCACTGGCGATGAATTAGTTCCTGTTGGCGAGCCATTGAGCAGCGGTAAAATTTACGATACCAATCGCTTTACCGTGAAATTATTACTGGAAAAATTGCCCTGCGAAATTTTAGACTTCGGCATTCTGCCTGATGATGAAGCGCTATTTGAAAAAGCCTTTTTGCAAGCGCAAGAACAGGCGGATTTAGTGATCACCAGCGGTGGCGTGTCAGTGGGTGAAGCGGATTTCACCAAGACGATTTTAGAAAAACTGGGGGCGGTTAATTTCTGGAAAATTGCGATGAAACCGGGGAAACCTTTCGCGTTTGGTAAATTAGAAAAGGCGTGGTTCTGCGGCTTGCCGGGCAACCCTGTGTCCGCCTTGGTTACCTTTTATCAATTAGTGCAGCCTGCCATTGCCAAGCTCAGTGGTTACAGCCAATGGCAAGCGCCACAACAGCTTAAGGCAATCGCAAGTGAAAATCTGAAAAAAGGCGTGGGTCGCAAAGATTTCCAACGCGGTTTTTATTGGGTCAATGCGCAAGGACAACTTGAAGTGAAAGCCGTGGGTTTCCAAGGTTCTCATCTCTTTAGTGCTTTCATTGAAAGCAACTGCTTTATTGTATTAGAAGCAGAACGTGGCAACGTGCAAGCGGGTGAAATGGTGACCATTGAACCTTTCAATGAATTATTGGGTTAA
- the ftnA gene encoding non-heme ferritin, with protein sequence MLQDAIIKKLNEQINLEFYSSNVYLQMSAWCSANGYEGAAAFLLRHADEEMMHMQKLFTYVNETTGMPLLGKIEAPKNDYKSLKEVFEITLEHEKFVTAKINELVEVTFEHKDYSTFNFLQWYVAEQHEEEKLFSSIIDKFNLVGEDGRSLYYIDRDLATLE encoded by the coding sequence ATGTTACAAGACGCGATTATTAAAAAACTAAACGAACAAATTAATTTGGAATTTTATTCTTCCAATGTGTATCTACAAATGAGTGCTTGGTGCTCAGCAAACGGCTATGAAGGTGCCGCAGCCTTTTTGCTTCGCCACGCCGATGAAGAAATGATGCATATGCAAAAATTATTCACCTATGTGAATGAAACCACAGGTATGCCATTATTAGGCAAAATTGAAGCGCCAAAAAATGATTACAAATCCTTGAAAGAAGTGTTTGAAATCACCCTTGAACACGAAAAATTCGTTACCGCAAAAATCAATGAATTGGTAGAAGTTACCTTTGAACACAAAGACTACTCTACCTTCAATTTCTTGCAATGGTATGTGGCAGAACAACACGAAGAAGAAAAATTGTTCAGCAGCATTATTGATAAATTCAACTTAGTGGGCGAGGACGGACGTTCCCTTTACTACATTGACCGCGATTTAGCCACATTAGAATAA
- the lolD gene encoding lipoprotein-releasing ABC transporter ATP-binding protein LolD yields the protein MTEKQILLSCQNLTKVYQEGENQTQVLKDVTFSMEEGELVAIVGSSGSGKSTLLHTLGGLDQPTSGEVFIKGQSLQKASADELAKLRNQYMGFVYQFHHLMADFSALENVMMPMLIGKQNRSEAQDRAEKMLQAVGLSHRINHRPSALSGGERQRVAIARALVNNPALVLADEPTGNLDRKTTESIFELILKLNQEQKIAFLLVTHDLQLAEKLSRRMVMQDGVLRGES from the coding sequence ATGACAGAGAAGCAAATTTTACTCAGCTGCCAAAATTTAACCAAAGTTTACCAAGAAGGGGAAAACCAAACGCAAGTGCTAAAAGACGTTACTTTCTCAATGGAAGAAGGAGAATTGGTGGCGATTGTGGGCAGTTCAGGTTCGGGCAAAAGTACCTTATTGCATACCCTAGGCGGCTTAGATCAGCCAACCAGCGGTGAAGTGTTCATTAAAGGGCAATCTTTGCAAAAGGCAAGCGCTGATGAATTGGCGAAATTGCGCAATCAATATATGGGGTTTGTCTATCAATTTCATCATTTAATGGCAGATTTTAGCGCACTAGAAAACGTGATGATGCCGATGTTGATTGGTAAGCAAAATCGTAGCGAGGCGCAAGACCGTGCCGAAAAAATGTTGCAGGCGGTGGGCTTATCGCATCGCATTAATCATCGCCCTTCTGCGTTGTCTGGCGGTGAGCGTCAGCGTGTCGCCATTGCCCGTGCTTTAGTGAATAATCCTGCTTTAGTGCTAGCTGATGAACCCACAGGGAATTTAGATCGCAAAACCACAGAAAGCATTTTTGAGCTTATTTTGAAATTAAACCAAGAGCAAAAAATTGCCTTTTTATTGGTTACGCACGATTTGCAGTTGGCGGAGAAACTTTCTCGCCGAATGGTGATGCAAGATGGTGTCTTGCGTGGAGAAAGCTAG
- the aroG gene encoding 3-deoxy-7-phosphoheptulonate synthase AroG has translation MTKSKNDIYIANDDTRIGKVEQVLPPIALIEKYPASEVAINTVKKARQQAHNIIHRKDDRLLVVIGPCSIHDPKSALEYAQRIKAMREKYQDSLEIIMRVYFEKPRTTVGWKGLINDPYLNNSYALNDGLRIARKLLLDINNLEVPTAGEFLDMITPQYVADFMSWGAIGARTTESQVHRELASGLSCAVGFKNATNGGVRIALDAIGAAEAPHYFLSVTKFGHSAIVSTKGNADCHIILRGGDNGPNYSEKDVNEVCESIEKSGRIPHVMVDFSHANSNKQFKKQLEVCADVCQQIAQGSNQIFGVMIESHLVEGRQDLVEGKELVYGQSITDACIGWEDSEAVLQALSDAVLARRNVTQ, from the coding sequence ATGACAAAAAGCAAAAATGACATTTATATTGCTAACGATGACACCCGAATTGGCAAAGTAGAGCAGGTGCTACCACCCATTGCGTTAATTGAAAAATATCCAGCAAGCGAAGTGGCGATCAACACCGTAAAAAAAGCTCGCCAACAAGCGCACAATATCATTCATCGCAAAGATGATCGTTTACTTGTCGTGATTGGGCCTTGCTCCATTCACGATCCAAAATCGGCTTTGGAATATGCACAACGCATCAAAGCAATGCGTGAGAAATATCAAGACAGCCTAGAAATTATTATGCGTGTTTATTTTGAAAAACCGCGTACAACGGTAGGTTGGAAAGGGTTAATCAATGATCCTTACCTAAACAATAGCTATGCGCTCAATGATGGTTTACGCATCGCACGCAAATTATTGTTAGATATTAATAATTTAGAAGTGCCAACCGCAGGCGAATTTTTGGATATGATCACACCACAATATGTGGCAGATTTTATGAGCTGGGGAGCAATTGGGGCAAGAACCACAGAATCGCAAGTTCACCGCGAATTAGCTTCAGGTTTATCTTGTGCCGTAGGCTTTAAAAATGCTACCAATGGTGGTGTGCGCATTGCCTTAGATGCCATTGGCGCAGCAGAAGCACCGCATTATTTCCTTTCTGTAACTAAATTTGGCCATTCTGCGATCGTTTCCACTAAAGGAAATGCAGATTGCCACATTATTTTGCGCGGCGGCGACAACGGGCCAAATTACAGCGAAAAAGATGTTAATGAAGTTTGCGAAAGCATCGAAAAGAGCGGTCGAATTCCGCACGTTATGGTGGATTTCAGCCACGCAAACAGCAATAAGCAATTCAAAAAACAATTAGAAGTTTGTGCAGATGTTTGTCAGCAAATTGCACAAGGCTCAAACCAAATCTTCGGCGTAATGATCGAAAGTCATTTAGTGGAAGGCAGACAAGATCTAGTAGAAGGCAAGGAATTAGTTTACGGACAAAGTATCACTGATGCCTGCATCGGCTGGGAAGATTCTGAAGCCGTACTACAAGCTCTATCCGATGCCGTACTAGCACGCCGTAATGTAACGCAATAA
- a CDS encoding DUF2813 domain-containing protein produces the protein MYLRQLDIVGFRGINRLSFTLQPNMVLIGENAWGKSSLLAALSLIFNDEKRLYQFQATDFYQDENNAFTAKEITLFFTFSVHREAKSLTHFPYNQLAIFDDEPYAKINFQITGEMQGAEILTTYHFLDGEGNVLKLENPEQMAMALIAQHPVYRFRDARLNSSAKHQHFSALPLLDDPKVNREIQSTLHLLQHYFLNRAMAAELMQDTTALWNDVKSLCLKLREKQHHSLRHILLQQLTQLFVSADELRDFHSLRPIILFEDPDARLHPRMVAIIWELVSYLPIQRITTTNSVELLSQIPLQSICRLVRNAERTQAFQLAHQLNKEELRRLSFHIRHNRSLALFSRMWLLVEGETEVWILTELAELLGIDLAMEGIRIVEFAQCGLRPLIHYAKAMGIEWYVLTDGDEAGKKYSATAKSLLNDKEPPAMRLTYLPKKDIEHFFYYAGFEQTFIRLARWQDHSQKYLAHRIIQRAIQRTSKPDLAVALSNEIKQRGVASIPRLFKQLFTRVLILARSS, from the coding sequence ATGTATTTGCGTCAATTAGATATTGTAGGATTTCGTGGCATAAACCGTCTCTCATTTACCTTGCAACCGAATATGGTGTTGATTGGTGAAAATGCGTGGGGGAAATCCAGTTTATTGGCGGCGTTGAGCTTAATTTTTAATGATGAGAAACGCCTTTATCAATTCCAAGCAACGGATTTTTATCAGGACGAAAATAATGCCTTTACGGCGAAAGAAATCACCCTTTTCTTTACCTTTAGTGTTCATCGTGAAGCTAAATCCTTAACGCATTTTCCTTATAACCAATTGGCTATTTTTGATGATGAACCCTACGCCAAAATTAATTTTCAGATTACAGGGGAAATGCAAGGGGCAGAGATTCTCACCACCTATCATTTTTTAGATGGCGAAGGGAATGTACTTAAGCTGGAAAATCCTGAACAAATGGCAATGGCGTTAATTGCGCAGCACCCTGTTTACCGTTTTCGTGATGCAAGGTTGAATTCATCAGCCAAGCACCAACATTTTTCAGCGTTACCCTTGTTAGATGATCCGAAAGTCAATCGTGAAATTCAATCCACACTGCACTTGCTGCAACATTATTTTCTCAATCGTGCGATGGCAGCAGAATTAATGCAAGATACCACCGCACTTTGGAACGATGTGAAATCCCTTTGCCTAAAATTGCGTGAAAAGCAGCATCATTCATTACGCCATATTTTATTGCAACAATTAACCCAATTATTTGTTTCTGCCGATGAATTACGCGATTTTCACAGCTTGCGGCCGATTATTTTATTTGAAGATCCCGATGCCCGCCTGCACCCAAGAATGGTGGCGATTATTTGGGAGTTGGTCAGTTATTTGCCGATCCAACGTATCACCACCACGAATTCCGTCGAATTGCTTTCACAAATCCCTTTGCAGTCCATTTGCCGTTTAGTGAGAAATGCAGAGCGTACCCAAGCCTTTCAGCTTGCACATCAATTAAATAAAGAAGAATTACGCCGTTTGAGTTTTCATATTCGGCATAATCGTAGCCTTGCATTATTTTCTCGAATGTGGCTGTTGGTGGAGGGCGAAACGGAAGTTTGGATTTTAACTGAATTGGCAGAATTGCTTGGTATTGATCTTGCGATGGAAGGCATCAGGATCGTGGAATTTGCCCAGTGTGGCTTGCGCCCTTTGATTCATTATGCCAAAGCGATGGGGATTGAGTGGTATGTGCTGACTGATGGCGATGAAGCAGGCAAAAAATATTCTGCAACGGCGAAAAGTCTGCTCAATGATAAGGAACCGCCAGCAATGCGGCTTACTTATTTGCCGAAAAAAGACATTGAGCATTTTTTCTATTATGCTGGTTTTGAACAAACCTTTATTCGATTGGCGCGCTGGCAAGATCATTCACAGAAATATTTAGCTCATCGCATCATTCAACGTGCTATACAACGCACATCAAAGCCCGATCTTGCGGTGGCGTTATCCAATGAGATAAAACAGCGTGGGGTTGCGTCCATTCCGCGTTTGTTTAAACAGCTTTTCACGCGCGTGTTAATTTTAGCTCGTTCATCTTAA
- a CDS encoding lysine exporter LysO family protein, with amino-acid sequence MFEGLLIVLGPMCLGYFFKTKNTALLQRINQIVMLLLYVILFIMGVSLGHLDDLANTLPLIGISAFTFALIIQGCNILGLILYDKLRPQPLKHLGKDLPSRGRLLLDSAKLCSMVLIGFVVGILTKEWLAFPFSTSTYALVLLIFFVGIQLRNNGIALREVIFNKRGLYTGLVFILTSLLGGIISAYVLDLPVTQGLAIASGFGWYSLSSVVINDAWGPVFGSIAFFNDLSREIVSLFIIPFFMFNYRSTAVGMAGATALDCTLPIIQRSGGIEVVPLAISFGFVTNIVPPILLVFFSSIPLA; translated from the coding sequence GTGTTTGAAGGGTTACTTATCGTCCTTGGCCCAATGTGTTTGGGGTATTTTTTTAAGACAAAAAACACCGCACTTTTGCAGCGTATAAATCAAATTGTAATGCTGTTGCTCTATGTGATTTTATTCATTATGGGCGTATCTTTAGGGCATTTGGACGATCTTGCCAACACCTTACCGTTAATTGGTATTTCTGCTTTCACTTTTGCTTTAATCATTCAAGGCTGCAATATTCTCGGCTTAATACTGTATGACAAACTACGCCCACAGCCACTTAAACATTTAGGCAAAGATTTACCTTCGCGCGGGAGATTATTATTAGACAGCGCCAAGCTTTGCTCAATGGTGTTGATCGGTTTTGTGGTGGGAATTTTGACCAAAGAATGGCTTGCTTTCCCTTTTAGTACAAGCACTTATGCCTTAGTACTGTTGATCTTTTTTGTCGGCATTCAGCTGCGTAATAACGGCATTGCGTTGCGTGAAGTCATCTTCAATAAGCGTGGGCTTTATACAGGCCTGGTTTTTATTCTCACTTCATTGTTAGGTGGGATTATTTCCGCTTATGTACTGGATTTACCCGTTACACAAGGCCTAGCCATTGCTTCGGGCTTTGGTTGGTATTCCCTTTCCAGCGTGGTAATTAATGATGCTTGGGGGCCTGTTTTTGGTAGCATTGCATTTTTTAATGATCTTTCGCGGGAAATTGTCAGCTTGTTCATTATTCCCTTTTTTATGTTTAATTATCGCTCTACCGCCGTTGGAATGGCAGGTGCCACTGCATTAGATTGCACCTTACCGATTATTCAACGTTCTGGTGGCATTGAAGTTGTGCCACTGGCCATTAGTTTTGGCTTTGTAACCAATATCGTACCGCCTATTTTACTGGTATTTTTCTCGAGCATTCCCCTTGCTTAA